A genomic region of Kluyveromyces marxianus DMKU3-1042 DNA, complete genome, chromosome 5 contains the following coding sequences:
- the ENP2 gene encoding ribosome biosynthesis protein ENP2 encodes MLLKSTSASEISVYQVSGTNIARSLPDWIAKKRKRSLKNDLEYQNRVELIQDFEFSEASNKIKVSPDGNYAMATGTYKPQIHVYDFSNLSMKFERHTDAENVDFCILSDDWTKSVHLQNDRTIQFQNKGGIHYTTRIPKFGRSLAYNRVNCDLYVGSSSNELYRLNLEQGRFLNPFKLDTEGVNHVSLNDVNGLLAASMETNIVEFWDPRSRSRVAKLQLENDLDSSPFQVTCSSFKNDGLNFACGTSNGYSYIYDLRTSEPSIVKDQGYGFAVNKIIWLDSVEDSNKILTCDKRIAKIWNKNDGKAYASMEPSVDINDIEHIPGTGMFFTANEGIPMHTYYIPNLGPAPRWCSFLDSITEELEEKPSDSVYSNYRFITKADVQKLNIQHLIGSKVLRAYMHGFFINSELYDKVALIANPNSYRDEREREIRRRIEKERESRIRSTGAVTKAKVKVNKVLVDKLSEKRGGKVAEKVLEDDRFKEMFENDAFQVDEDDYDYKQLNPVKSARETTEGAAKRIRALTAAEESDEERIALKEGKSNYSDESDSESDSDSDSEVNNKERKQELTEKEKKLIAKQVAAVKRRREQKEREEKFMNELTVGQVESHQEDTVNMTFDKKVKQLNKELAKKSNDAIVHKNHRGEAELTFVPKKVPKKKKQVRYEDNSDDDSDESSKPDNGRTKPRFDGRRRASKNVFRGM; translated from the coding sequence ATGTTATTGAAATCTACTTCTGCTAGTGAAATTTCAGTGTACCAGGTTAGTGGTACCAATATTGCAAGGTCCTTGCCAGATTGGATAGCAAAGAAGCGTAAAAGatcattgaaaaatgacTTAGAATATCAGAATAGAGTTGAGTTGATCCAGGATTTTGAATTTAGTGAAGCTTCTAACAAAATTAAAGTCTCTCCAGATGGGAACTATGCTATGGCTACTGGTACATATAAACCCCAAATACATGTCTATGACTTTAGTAATTTGTCTATGAAGTTCGAGAGACACACCGATGCAGAGAACGTTGATTTCTGTATTCTTTCAGATGACTGGACTAAAAGTGTTCACTTGCAAAATGATAGAACCATTCAGTTTCAAAACAAAGGTGGGATCCATTACACAACCCGTATACCAAAGTTTGGTAGATCGTTGGCATATAATAGGGTAAACTGCGACCTGTACGTTGGTTCATCGTCGAATGAGCTTTATAGATTAAATTTGGAACAGGGTAGATTTTTAAATCCATTCAAGTTGGACACAGAAGGTGTGAACCATGTTTCATTAAACGATGTTAACGGTCTTTTAGCAGCCTCTATGGAAACGAATATTGTTGAATTTTGGGATCCTAGGAGTAGGTCCAGGGTGGCTAAACTGCAGCTAGAAAACGACTTGGATTCAAGTCCATTCCAAGTTACTTGCTCTAGTTTCAAGAACGATGGATTGAATTTTGCATGTGGTACCTCCAATGGTTACTCGTATATTTATGACTTAAGAACGTCAGAACCAAGCATAGTGAAAGATCAAGGTTATGGATTTGCGGTTAATAAGATTATATGGCTTGACTCTGTTGAAGATTCTAACAAAATTCTAACTTGTGATAAGAGAATCGCCAAAATATGGAACAAAAATGATGGTAAAGCGTACGCTTCCATGGAACCAAGCGTTGATATAAATGATATTGAACACATTCCAGGCACTGGTATGTTCTTCACTGCCAACGAGGGTATTCCTATGCATACATATTATATTCCAAACTTGGGACCTGCCCCAAGATGGTGTTCGTTCTTGGACTCGATTACggaagaattggaagagaaacCAAGCGACTCTGTTTACTCGAATTACAGATTTATTACGAAGGCGGATGTGCAAAAATTGAACATCCAGCACTTGATTGGCTCCAAGGTATTAAGAGCTTATATGCATGGTTTCTTTATCAATTCAGAACTATATGACAAGGTGGCATTGATTGCTAATCCAAACTCTTACCGTgatgaaagagaaagagaaatcAGACGTCGGatcgaaaaagaaagagagtCGAGAATCAGAAGTACTGGCGCTGTTACTAAGGCTAAGGTTAAGGTTAACAAGGTGTTGGTTGATAAGTTAAGCGAAAAGCGTGGTGGAAAGGTCGCCGAAAAGGTGTTGGAGGACGACCGTTTCAAGGAGATGTTCGAAAACGACGCTTTCCAAGTTGACGAGGATGATTATGATTACAAGCAATTGAACCCAGTGAAATCTGCTAGAGAAACTACCGAAGGTGCTGCTAAGCGTATCAGAGCATTGACGGCAGCCGAAGAATCCGATGAAGAAAGGATAGCATTAAAAGAGGGCAAGTCCAACTACTCTGATGAGTCTGATTCCGAGTCTGACAGTGACTCTGATTCTGAGGTAAATAAtaaggaaagaaaacaagaattgacggaaaaggagaagaagttaaTCGCTAAACAGGTTGCTGCTGTCAAGCGTAGAAGAGAACAGAAAGAGCgtgaagaaaagttcatGAACGAATTGACCGTTGGCCAAGTCGAATCTCACCAAGAAGATACCGTTAATATGACATTCGACAAGAAGGTCAAGCAACTAAATAAAGAACTTGCCAAGAAATCTAATGATGCCATTGTTCACAAAAATCATCGTGGTGAGGCAGAATTGACCTTCGTTCCAAAGAAggttccaaagaagaagaagcaagtAAGGTACGAAGATAATAGTGATGATGACAGCGACGAGAGCAGTAAACCAGATAACGGAAGGACAAAGCCTAGGTTCGAcggcagaagaagagcttcTAAGAACGTATTCCGTGGTATGTAA
- the GTR2 gene encoding Gtr2p, translated as MDTNSVDASKATILLMGLRRGGKSSICKVVFHNMQPLDTLYLESTTSPTQEHFSTLIDLAVMELPGQLNYFEPSYESEQLFKSVGALVYVIDSQDEYLNALTNLAMIIEYAKNVNPYLNVEVLIHKVDGLTEDFKMDIQRDIMQRIGDELLDLGIEGIQLSFYLTSIFDHSIYEAFSRIVQKLIPELPFLENMLDNLVQHSKLEKCFLLDINSKIYVSTDSSPVDIQTYEVCAEFVDVTIDLQDLYKGKLQSADNKKGNEMKSVSVLNNGVIIYLKQMIRGLALVTLMRPDDTDIESRLTVMDYNVDIFKKGLEKIWEKSKLITDSDDNTKNIHSGNQVTVSNASATY; from the coding sequence ATGGATACAAACTCGGTAGATGCCTCCAAGGCTACGATTTTGTTAATGGGACTAAGAAGAGGTGGTAAATCATCCATTTGTAAAGTTGTTTTCCATAATATGCAACCTTTGGATACATTGTATTTGGAATCAACTACTAGTCCCACCCAGGAACATTTCTCTACGTTAATCGATCTTGCTGTCATGGAATTACCAGGCCAGTTGAATTACTTTGAACCAAGTTATGAAAGTGAGCAATTATTCAAAAGTGTAGGTGCTTTGGTCTATGTTATTGACTCACAAgatgaatatttgaatgCATTGACGAACCTTGCGATGATTATTGAGTATGCTAAGAATGTTAACCCATATTTAAATGTCGAAGTTTTGATACATAAAGTGGATGGTTTGACCGAGGATTTCAAAATGGATATTCAAAGAGATATCATGCAGCGGATAGGTGATGAATTACTGGATTTGGGAATTGAGGGTATACAGTTGTCGTTCTATTTGACTTCTATATTTGATCATTCGATATACGAGGCATTTAGTCGTATTGTACAGAAATTGATACCGGAACTTCCATTTTTGGAGAACATGTTAGACAACTTGGTACAGCACTCTAAGCTTGAAAAATGTTTTCTATTGGATATTAATTCTAAGATATACGTCTCTACAGATTCTTCCCCTGTAGATATTCAAACGTATGAAGTGTGTGCAGAATTCGTGGACGTTACTATCGATTTACAAGACTTATACAAGGGAAAGCTGCAGAGCGCAGACAATAAAAaaggaaatgaaatgaaaagtgTTTCTGTACTCAATAACGGGGTTATTATTTACTTAAAACAAATGATAAGAGGTTTGGCCTTGGTAACCCTAATGAGACCAGACGATACTGATATAGAATCCAGGTTAACCGTTATGGACTATAATGTGGACATCTTTAAAAAGGGTTTAGAGAAAATATGGGAAAAATCCAAGCTTATTACAGATTCTGATGACAATACCAAGAATATTCACAGTGGAAACCAGGTAACAGTCAGTAATGCGTCTGCGACGTATTAA